GATGGCGAAGGAGCGATTTGAACGAACGAAGCCGCACGTGAATATTGGCACGATCGGCCATATCGATCATGGCAAGACCACGCTCACTGCTGCGATCACCAAGGTGCTTTCGCTGCAGGGCGGCGCCGACTTTTCCCCTTTCGATAGCATTGATAACGCTCCCGAAGAACGCGAGCGCGGTATCACGATCGCCATTGCTCACGTCGAGTACCAGACCGATAACCGGCATTACGCCCACGTCGACTGTCCCGGCCATGCCGACTACATCAAGAACATGATCACCGGCGCCGCCCAGATGGATGGCGCGATCCTCGTCGTCTCCGCTCCCGACGGCCCCATGCCCCAGACCCGCGAGCACGTCCTCTTGGCCCGCCAGGTCGAGGTCCCGGCGATGGTCGTCTATCTCAATAAGTGCGACATGCTCGACGATGAGGAACTCCTGGAACTCGTGGAGCTCGAGGTGCGGGAACTGCTCGATAAGTACGAATTCCCCGGCGACGATATCCCCATCATCCGCGGCAGCGCGCTGCAAGCTTTGGAAAGCGAGAGCGAGGATGCCAGCGATGAGGCGTATGCCTCCATCCTCGAACTCATGGCGGCCGTCGACGAGTACATCCCCACCCCTACCCGCGCTATCGACCAGCCCTTCTTGATGCCCATCGAAGACGTCTTCAACATCAAGGGCCGCGGTACCGTCGTCACCGGCCGCATCGAGCGCGGTCAGGTCAAAACCGGTGAGGAAATCGAAATCGTCGGCATCCAGCGCGATATCCAGACCTGCGTCGTCACCGGCGTCGAAATGTTCCGCAAGATCCTGGACTCCGGTGAGGCCGGCGACAACGTCGGCTGCCTCCTGCGCGGTATCGAAAAAGATAACGTCGAACGCGGCCAGGTCCTCGCCGCTCCCAAGTCCATTACCCCGCACACCCGCTTCGAGGCCGAGGTCTACGTCCTCGGTCGCGATGAGGGCGGCAGGCATACCCCCTTCTTCCCAGGCTATCGCCCCCAGTTCTACGTCCGTACCACCGACGTCACCGGCGCGATTGCCCTCCCCGAAGGCGTGGAAATGGTTATGCCAGGCGATAATATCACCATGACTATCCACCTCATCAACCCCGTCGCCCTCGAAGAAGGCGTCCGCTTCGCTATCCGCGAGGGCGGCCGTACCGTCGGCGCCGGCGTCGTTACCAACATCCTGGAGTAGCCATGGCGCAGCAAACCATCCGCATTCGACTCAAGGCTTTCGACCACAAGGTCCTCGATCAATCAGCGGGACAGATCGTGAGCGCGGCTCAGGGAACCGGCGCCAGAATTGCGGGGCCTATCCCTCTGCCAACCGAGATAAACAAGTTCACGGTCATCCGGTCCGCGTTCATTGACAAGGATTCACGCGAACAATTTGAAATACGCACGCATAAGCGTCTCATAGACGTGCTAGAGCCGAATGCAAAAACGATGGATGCCCTGCTGCGGTTAGAATTGCCGGCAGGTGTAGACATTGAAATGAAGTCAATGTAGAGGTTTGCTCGGTATGTCAATCGGTCTGATCGGTAAGAAAATTGGAATGACGCAAGTATTCGACAGCGAAGGCGCTGCGGTGCCGGTTACGGCGGTGCAAGCTGGCCCTTGTACGGTCGTGCAAGTCAAGACTGCTGCGGGAGCGGATGGCTACAGTGCCGTTCAGATCGGCTTTGGTGAGAGACTGAAGAAGATTTCACGCCCTGCCCGCGGCCACGTCGAAAAGCACCTGGGCGACGATGCGTCTGTCCCGCGCGATCTCCACGAGTTTCGGGTTGCAGACCCCAGCGCGTATGAAGCTGGGCAAACGCTCGATGTTGAACTGTTCGCCGAGGGTCAGACTGTGGACGTCTCCGGCGTTTCAAAGGGTAAAGGGTTCGCCGGCGTAATGCGCAGGCACAATTTCAGCGGGCAACAAAAGACGCACGGCCAGTCCGATCGTTGGCGCGCTCCAGGCGCCGTTGGGATGGGCACGACCCCGGGCCGGGTGTGGAAAGGCCAGAAGATGGCCGGGCGGATGGGGCAGGACCTCGTAACGGTACAGAACTTAGAGGTCATCAGAATTGTAGCGGATCAAGACATTTTGCTGATAAAGGGTGCGATTCCTGGTGGACCGGGTAGCCTCGTTACGGTTCGTCCGGCAGTGAAGTCTCCCGGAACCCCTCAAGCAAGCGAGTAAAACGCAGTGGACGTACAGATTCTCGATAATCAAGGTAAACCGGCCGGAGAGACGACACTCCCGGATGCAATCTTCGGGGTAGCGCCGCAGCAGGCCCTCGTGCATCAAGCGGTCGTCCGAGATGAGGCCGGGCAGCGGCTTGGCTCTGCTAGCACGAAGACCCGCAGCGAAGTGCGGGGAGGCGGCCGCAAGCCCTGGCGTCAAAAGCACACGGGCAGGGCTCGGCACGGCAGCCGGCGATCGCCGATCTGGCGCACAGGCGGCGTAACTTTTGGCCCGCACCCACGTGACTATCATCTTGCAATGCCGCGAAAGATGTGGCGCAAGGCAATGTTTTCTGCTCTGTCATCTAAAGCGCAACTCAACCGACTAATCGTAGTCGCTGAATTTCGGAATGAGAAGATAAGCACGAAAGACCAGGTTGCGTTCTTGGATGTGTTGCGCGTTGATTCCAGCGCTCTCTACGTGACGGAGGCGCCAACGGAAGAGCTCCTTCTCTCCATACGCAATGTGCCCGGCGTTGAAGTTGCAACGCCGAACACACTGAGCGTACGGGACGTGGTGGTATTTGACCACCTTATCTTCGATACCGATGCCGTCGCCGCGTGCGAAGTACTCTGGGGACAATCATGAAGACTGCTCAAGAGATTCTCATTAGGCCGCTCATTACCGAGAAGGGCACGTTGCTTGCGGACCAGAACAAATATCTCTTTGCCGTGGCACTCGATTCCACCAAGATCGACGTGCGCCGAGCGGTTGAACAGACATTTGACGTGACGGTGTTAGCCGTCAACGTCGTGAACGTTCCAGGTAAGGAGAAGCGGTTTGGCAGGCACCGTTACCGGACACCGCGTTGGCGTAAGGCGATTGTGACATTGCAGCAGGGTCAGACTATTGACCTCTTCAGCGGCGTCTAAGGGAGGATAGGCAATGCCAGTAAAATCATATAAGCCCACCTCCGCCGGCCGGCGCGGCATGACTGCGGTAGCAAACGATGACATCACCAAGACGAAACCGGAACGGCAACTTACGAAAGGCAAGAAGCAAAAGGCCGGACGCAATGTTTCCGGGAAGCTAACGGTTCGCCATCGCGGCGGCGGCCACAAGCGACGGTATAGAACAATCGACTTCAAACGTGATAAGATAGGGATTCCTGGCACTGTAAAGGCAATTGAATATGACCCGAATCGAAGCGCTCGAATTGCCTTGATCGCGTATCATGACGGAGAGAAGCGCTACATACTTGCCGCGGCCAGGATGAATGTCGGCGACACGATCGTAGCGGGGCCTGATGCGCCAATTCGTCCCGGTAACAGTCTGCCGCTGGGGAGCATTCCGGCAGGTACGGCAGTGTACAACGTGGAACTTCGAGCCGGTCGCGGGGGACAGCTTGCGCGCAGTGCCGGTTCGTCTGTACAGCTCATGACGAAAGAAAGCGATTTTGCCGTCATCAGAATGCCATCAGGAGAGATACGGCGCGTGCACTTGTCGTGCACGGCGACCGTCGGTCAGGCAAGCAATGTCGACCATATGAGTACCACTACCGGCAAGGCGGGACGGGCACGCTGGCGAGGTCGCCGTCCCACTGTTCGTGGTTCTGCCATGAACCCATCGGACCATCCTCACGGCGGCGGCGAGGGCAAAGCGCCCATCGGCATGCCGGGACCGAAGACTCCGTGGGGGAAACCTGCGCTTGGCCTGCGTACACGCAAGCGCAAGCCTTCGGACAAGTTTATTTTACGACGTCGAAGTTCACGCTAGAGGGAGTTTCGCAGTATGTCGCGGTCGCTAAAAAAAGGACCTTTTGTCGAGCCAAAACTGCTGAAACGGATTCAGACCATGAACGATAGCGGTCAAAAGCGCGTGCTGCGCACATGGTCGCGAGCGTCTACGATCTTTCCCGATATGGTCGGGCACACAATCGCCGTACATGACGGCAGACGGCACGTGCCGGTCTACATTACTGAGAACATGGTAGGACACAAATTGGGTGAATTTGCGCCGACCCGGCACTTTCGCGGCCATTCGCGCGAAGATCGGGCGACCCAAATTCGCTAGGAGCTGAGGACAGTACGGATGCAAGTACGAGCAACGGCAAAATATCTGCGCGTGTCGCCACGCAAAGCACGGCGCGTCGCCGCTACGGTGACTGGCAGGCCTGCTGGAGAAGCACTGGCGATCTTGCGTTTCTTGCCAAGTCCAACCGCGCGCACGCTCGCGAAGGTCGTGCGCTCCGCCGTCGCAAACGCGGAAAATACCCATAACTTGGATCCGTCTGGATTGACGGTTGCAAACGTACTCGTAGACAAGGGCCCGGCATTCAAGCGAATCGATCCAAAGTCACGAGGCCAATGGGGCCTCTTGAAGCGGCGCACAAGCCACGTAACCGTAATCGTGGAAAACGAGGAGAACGTGAGCAGTGGGGCGTAAAGTTCACCCAGTCGGATTCCGCTTGGGCTTCAACCGCACGTGGAGCAGCCGGTGGTATGCCGGTAAAGAGTATGCATCACTGGTCGAAGAGGATACCCGAATTCGCAAGATGGTCCTTGCGCAGTTCGACCAGCCACGTGCAGTCGCCACGAGCGGTAGGCGCTCGAGCATGGGAGCCGGTATTTCGCAGGTCGATATAGAGCGAGCCGGAACTACCATCAAGGTAGATATCCATACAGCGCGGCCAGGAATTGTCATTGGGCGCGGCGGGGCCGCTCAAGCGCAGTTACGCAAGGACCTGCGCGAGCTCACGGGCAAGAACGTTCGCACGAACATAATCGAAATAAGACAGCCGGAGACCAATGCATTCCTCGTAGCCCAGGCAGTAGCCGAACAGTTACAGCGGCGCGTTTCGCCCCGCCGAGCAATCAAAATGGCTGCCGATCGCGTGGTGCGATCCGGAGCAATCGGGGTAAAGCTAATGGTTGGCGGTCGCCTTGGCGGCGCTGAAATGTCACGGAGCGAAAAGGAAATTCGGGGAACGGTGCCGCTGCAGACGCTGCGAGCCAACATTGACTACGGCTTTACGCAAGCTGCAACAACCTACGGAATTCTGGGTGTGAAGGTGTGGATCTATACTGGGGACCTAACTCCAGAGGAATTCTATGCTCGGCAGGAAGCAGCCACACCGGAAGAGACCCCATCGCCGCCGCCCCGACGACGACGACGGCGCCCGCGGCGCGTTTCGGACCGCTCTTCGGACAGAGGCGGCGATCAGGGTAACCGACAGCGGCGCTCTCCAAATGACCGGAATGCCAGTGCTAATGGAGCGAGCGAGTAAAGCCAACCATGTTGATGCCTAAACGAACAAAACACCGAAAAATGCATCGCGGTCACCGCCGCGGCAAGGCATTTCGAGGATCCACGCTCGCTTTTGGCGATTTCGCTCTTCAGGCGCTTGAAGGAGGCTGGGTTGACAATCGTCAAATCGAAGCAGCGCGACGTGCGGTTACGCACCATATCCGCCGCGGCGGGCAAATGTGGATTCGCATATTCCCCGACAAGGGACTGAGCAAGAAGCCGGTTGAGGTACGAATGGGGGGCGGCAAAGGACCGCCGGAAGAGTGGGTAGCTATTGTAAAGCCCGGCCGCATTCTCTTTGAACTCACCGGAGTGCCGGAAGATGTAGCACAGGAAGCCATGTTGCGGGCCGCGCATAAGCTGTCCGTGAAGACGCGCTTCATATCACGGGAAACCCCAGAGATCATATAGTAGGAAACGAGAACGTTACGGATGACGAAACCAGCAGAATTGCGCGCACTGAGTGCGGAAGACCTGCAAGAGCGGCTGGAAGAGGCACAAGAAGAACTCTTCAGCTTGCGCTCGCAGCAGGCGACCGTGCAAATGGAAAACCCAGCTCGATTTGGCATCCTATTTAGCGAAATTGCGCGCATTAAGACTATCTTGCATGAGAAAGCGCTCGGCATCACCAGCTAATTGAGAGCAGAGATAAAGAAATGACAGAAGCGTCGAAATCAACCGGTCGCCGGAAACAACGCAAAGGGATCGTCGTCAGCGACAAGATGGACAAGTCCGTCGTCGTCGCAGTGATGCGCGTGCGCCGACATCCGTTGTATAAGAAGACCGTGCGCAGTACCAAGAAGTACCACGCGCACAGTCCTCAGAATGATGTCCACATTGGTGATCGCGTGCTCATCGAGGAAACACGACCTCTCTCTAAACGTAAGCACTGGCGGGTAGTAGAAGTGCTCGATAGAGGCGAGCAGGTGCCGTTGGCGGAGCCTGCAGACGTTCTCGCAGAGGCAGTGAAATGATCCGAACAACATCAAGGCTTCGAGTGGCCGACAACTCCGGCGCCCGCGAGATTATGTGTATCCGCGTCTTGGGCGGTTCGCGGCGCAAATATGGCGGCATTGGGAGTATTGTCGTGGCTTCCGTGAAGGAAGCAGTGCCCCTCAGCCAAGTGCGCGAAGGCGAAGTTGTGCGCGCGCTCATTGTGCGTACGGCAAAGGAGTATCGGCGTACCGATGGATCGAGCATTCGGTTTGACGACAATGCCGCCGTGCTCTTGGGCCCCCAAAACATGCCCCGGGGCACGCGTATCTTTGGGCCCGTCGCCAGAGAATTGCGAGAGATGGGCTTCATGCGCATCATCTCCCAAGCGCCGGAGGTCCTCTAGATCATGCAGCGAATTCACTCTGGCGATCAGGTGGAAGTTACCGCCGGCAAGGACCGCGGCAAGCGAGGCCGCGTGATGCGGGTAATCAATGCGGACCATGCCGTTGTGGTAGAGGGCGTCAATATCGTCAAACGCCACCAGCGGCCGATGCCGCCAATGCAACCGGGAGGCATCATCGAGATGCCGGCTCCATTGGCAGAATCGAATTTGATGGTTGTGTGCCCGCATTGCGACCAGGCAACGCGCGTTGGCTATCGCATCCTCGACGACGGCAGCAAGGGGCGCTTGTGTAAGCATTGCCAAGAGATCATTGGCCAAGAGTAAGGACTATCCATGTCGGAAAAAGCGCAGATGCAGCAGCTTTACGAAGGTGAAGTGCGACCGGCAATGGTCAAAGAGTTCGACTATGACTGCATTATGCAGGTGCCGAAGATTACTAAGGTAGTGATTAACATTGGGCTCGGTGAAGCCTTGCTGGATGCCCGCGCTTTGGATAGTGCCGTAGGGGATCTTACGACGATAGCCGGCCAAAAGCCCATTGTGACGCGGTCGAAGAAGAGCATTGCCAACTTTAAGCTGCGGGAAGACCAAGCAATTGGCGCGAAAGTTACCTTACGCCGTACCAGGATGTACCACTTTCTCGAGAAGCTCTTCAATATCGTCTTTCCGCGAATCCGCGACTTTCGAGGAGTGTCGCCCAACGCATTCGACGGCCGGGGCAACTACTCAGTTGGCCTCCGCGAACAGCTTGTGTTCCCGGAGATTGACTACGACAAAGTCGACCGTGTCCGCGGGTTGGAAATAACCATTGTCACATCAGCGCAGACCGACGAGGAATCTCGCTTCCTACTAGGGGCACTCGGCATGCCGCTAGCCCAGGAAGCCAGCCAATTAGCGAGCTAGGAGACGCAGTCCCGTGGCGAAGCAGTCCAAAATAGCCAAGTGGCGTAAACAGCGAATGTTGCTGGAACAAGGCCGTATGAAATATCCAGTGAAATTTCGGAACCGCTGCTATCAGTGCGGTCGTCCTCGAGCCTTCATGCGCAAGTTCGGGCTCTGCCGTATCTGCTTCCGGGGAGCAGCGCTACAGGGCTTGCTGCCTGGTGTCACGAAGTCAAGCTGGTAATACACAGGCGAGAGAAACCTTACCATGACCATGACCGATCCCATTGCCGACATGCTTACGCGGATCCGCAACGCCATACAGGCGCGGCATACCCACGTTACTATTCCGGCATCCAAGATGAAGTCTGCAATCCTTGCCATCCTTGAAAAAGAAGGGTATATAGGTCAGTTTGAGGTTGTGGACCAACAGCATCCACAGGCCATGCTCAAGGTGAGTCTCAAGTATACTGACGAACGTGCGCCCGTGTTGCTTGGGTTGCGGCGGGTAAGCAAGCCCGGTCTTCGCGTATACGCAAGTAAGGATGAAATCCCACGTGTGATGGGCGGCATCGGCACCGTAATTCTATCGACTTCCTCAGGCGTAATGACCGGGCGGGAGGCCTGGCAGCGCAAAATTGGCGGGGAAGTCCTCTGTTACGTCTGGTAAGGTAGGACTCAATGTCTCGTGTTGGCCAACAACCAATCCCTATCCCAAGCGGCGTAGACGTCAACGTGCGTGCGTCCGACGTCCACGTAAAGGGACCTAAAGGCGAATTGCAGCTAGAGGCTGCGCCATCGATCAACGTGAAGGTTGACAATGGCTCGGTTCTTGTCGAACGATCGACGGAAAGCCGCGAAGTGCGCGCGCTGCACGGCCTGGTTCGCGCGCTCATTGCGAATATGGTGCAAGGTGTCACGCAGGGTTATCGAAAGACGCTTGAGTTGCACGGCACCGGCTATCGCGCCCAACTTGCGGGCCGCAAGCTAGTAATGCAACTCGGCCATTCACACCCAGATGAGTACTCGCCGCCGCAAGGTATAAGCCTTGAGGTCGAAAACCCTACCACAATACACATTGAAGGCATTGACAAGAATCTGGTCGGGCAGGTTGCAGCGAATATCCGCGCTGCGCGGCCCGTGGAAGTCTACCTCGGTAAAGGCATTCGCTATCGCGGTGAGTACGTGCGCCGCAAAGCCGGTAAGGCCGGCAAGGTGGGCGCTGGCGAATAACGGCAGCCAAACTGGGGCGGCTGAGAGCATGCGGTACGTTTTGCAAGAACATTTGACTAGGAATTCGCTATGCGGTTGATGCGAGGAAGAAAATCACTGGGCGCGCGGGCGCGACGGCAGCGCAGGATTCGCGCCAAGATAAGCGGTGTGGCAAATCGCCCGCGTCTAAATGTCTTTCGCAGTAACCAGCACATCTATGCCCAGGTGATCGACGATACTTCCCATCACACGCTTGTGGCGGCTTCCACGCTTGATCCCGCGGTGCGCGAGGCGCTTGAAGCGAAACAGGCCAAACGAGCGCAGGCCGCTGAGGTCGGCCGTGTGGTGGCTGAACGAGCACGGGACCAAGGCATAGAAACGGTAGTCTTCGATCGTGGAGGATATCGTTACCATGGCCGGGTACGTGCCCTTGCGGAAGCGGCCCGAGAAGCAGGACTAAAGTTCTAATTGAGCGAGGCAAGGAATACTATGCCAGAGAGCGTTTCCATCGATGCAGCGTCGTTGAATCTTGAAGAACGTCTCGTGAACGTCAACCGGGTCGCAAAGGTTGTGCGTGGCGGACGTACCTTTAGCTTTAACGCCGTGGTCGTGGTTGGCGACGGCGCCGGGCACGTTGGAATCGGCATTGGCAAGGCACGTGAAGTAGCGGAAGCAATCCGCAAAGGTGGAGAGAAAGCACGCAAAGCGCTCGTCCGCGTGCCGCTTGCAGGTACCACCATCCCCCATGACATCACCGCGAAATTCGGTGCCTCACGAGTCATGCTCAAGCCTGCCGCGCCGGGTACCGGCGTGATTGCCGGCGGACCGGTGCGCGCTGTCGTTGAGTCGGCAGGCGTGCATGACATCCTTACCAAGTCGCTCGGTTCCAACAATGCAATCAATGTAGTGAAGGCAACGATGACGGCGCTTGAGCAACTGCAGAGTCCGGATCAGGCATACTCACGGCTTGGCAGGCTCAGGACCCCCCGACGGCGGCCGGCAGAAGAGGATACTATTTCCGCCCCCGCAGCCGTCGCCGTGGAACAAGCCGAAGAAGGGGACCAAGATAATGGCGGCTAAGCCGACTTCGTCGAAGACGCTGCTCGTCACGTTGCGTAAGAGCCCCATCGGGTTTTCGAAGGACCAGAAGCAGACGGTAGCGGCCCTGGGGCTAACAAAACGAGAACAAACGGTTGAGCATAACGAGACACCGGCCGTGCGCGGGATGATCAGGAAAGTCGCTCATCTCGTAGACGTCGAGGAAGCCTCGTAGATGTCGAGGAAGCCTCGTAGTCGTCGAGGAAACTGCGTAGAACTCTAATCGAATAGAACAGGACCAGACTCGCATGGAAAAACATGCGCTCCGCTCTCCAGCCGGCGCAAATCAACGGCGCAAGCGCGTCGCGCGCGGTCATGGCGGACGCGGACACAAAACCGCCGGGCGCGGCACTAAGGGTCAGAAGTCGCGTTCCCATGCCGGGATCCCCGCGTGGTTCGAAGGCGGCCAGACGCCGTTTGTCAGGCGCTTGCCCCATCGTCGCGGGTTCAGCAATGCGCGTTTCCGCGTCGTTTATCAACCAGTCAATGTCGGCGACCTCGCACGTGCCTTCGCGGCCGGAGCTACCATTTCTCCCGCAGATATGGTGGCGCAAGGCCTTGCCCGTTCCACGCAAGTCAAGGTACTTGGCGACGGCGAGATAACCCATCAACTTACCGTGCAGGCCCCCAAATTTTCCCAGGCTGCACGCGCTAAGATTGAGGCAGCTGGCGGCTCTGTAACGGAAGGGTAGCGCCGCATGGCTGTATCAACCCCTTCACAAAAATCTCCGTCCCTGATTCAAGCTGCCTACAACGCATTCAAGCTTCCCGATATTCGGCGCAAGCTGCTGTTTACGTTGGGCCTGCTCACCGTCTTTCGCTTCGCCGCGCACATCCCCGTGCCAGGTGTCGATCGACAGGCCCTAAGGGAACTTTTCCAGCAGCAACAGTTCCTTGGTCTGCTCGACATGTTTTCCGGAGGAGCCCTGGCGAACTTTTCCATCGTGGCAATGGGCGTGTACCCGTACATTACCGCGACCATCATCATGCAGCTCATGACTCCGGTTATTCCCCAACTCCAGGCTCTTTCGCGGGAAGGGGGTGAAAGCGGCCGCGCCCGCATGAATCAATACATGCGCATAGGAACCGTGCCGCTGGCCGTGCTTTCCGCATTCGGACAGGCGACGATTTTTACCCAAATGGGCGTCATCCGCGGCTTCAATCTCTTCAACGGCCCGACATTTCTCAGCAGCCTCGCCCTCATCATCAGCATGACCGCAGGAACCATGTTTCTCGTTTGGCTGGGCGAACTCATTACGGAGAATGGCATCGGTCAAGGCATTTCGCTCATTATCTTTGCCGGCATTGTTGCACGGTTACCCACCACCATTGGACAAGCCATATTCGGCCAGACCGGCGGCACTGCGACA
The nucleotide sequence above comes from Chloroflexota bacterium. Encoded proteins:
- the tuf gene encoding elongation factor Tu gives rise to the protein MAKERFERTKPHVNIGTIGHIDHGKTTLTAAITKVLSLQGGADFSPFDSIDNAPEERERGITIAIAHVEYQTDNRHYAHVDCPGHADYIKNMITGAAQMDGAILVVSAPDGPMPQTREHVLLARQVEVPAMVVYLNKCDMLDDEELLELVELEVRELLDKYEFPGDDIPIIRGSALQALESESEDASDEAYASILELMAAVDEYIPTPTRAIDQPFLMPIEDVFNIKGRGTVVTGRIERGQVKTGEEIEIVGIQRDIQTCVVTGVEMFRKILDSGEAGDNVGCLLRGIEKDNVERGQVLAAPKSITPHTRFEAEVYVLGRDEGGRHTPFFPGYRPQFYVRTTDVTGAIALPEGVEMVMPGDNITMTIHLINPVALEEGVRFAIREGGRTVGAGVVTNILE
- the rpsJ gene encoding 30S ribosomal protein S10 — encoded protein: MAQQTIRIRLKAFDHKVLDQSAGQIVSAAQGTGARIAGPIPLPTEINKFTVIRSAFIDKDSREQFEIRTHKRLIDVLEPNAKTMDALLRLELPAGVDIEMKSM
- the rplC gene encoding 50S ribosomal protein L3; the encoded protein is MSIGLIGKKIGMTQVFDSEGAAVPVTAVQAGPCTVVQVKTAAGADGYSAVQIGFGERLKKISRPARGHVEKHLGDDASVPRDLHEFRVADPSAYEAGQTLDVELFAEGQTVDVSGVSKGKGFAGVMRRHNFSGQQKTHGQSDRWRAPGAVGMGTTPGRVWKGQKMAGRMGQDLVTVQNLEVIRIVADQDILLIKGAIPGGPGSLVTVRPAVKSPGTPQASE
- the rplD gene encoding 50S ribosomal protein L4, which codes for MDVQILDNQGKPAGETTLPDAIFGVAPQQALVHQAVVRDEAGQRLGSASTKTRSEVRGGGRKPWRQKHTGRARHGSRRSPIWRTGGVTFGPHPRDYHLAMPRKMWRKAMFSALSSKAQLNRLIVVAEFRNEKISTKDQVAFLDVLRVDSSALYVTEAPTEELLLSIRNVPGVEVATPNTLSVRDVVVFDHLIFDTDAVAACEVLWGQS
- the rplW gene encoding 50S ribosomal protein L23 — encoded protein: MKTAQEILIRPLITEKGTLLADQNKYLFAVALDSTKIDVRRAVEQTFDVTVLAVNVVNVPGKEKRFGRHRYRTPRWRKAIVTLQQGQTIDLFSGV
- the rplB gene encoding 50S ribosomal protein L2; its protein translation is MPVKSYKPTSAGRRGMTAVANDDITKTKPERQLTKGKKQKAGRNVSGKLTVRHRGGGHKRRYRTIDFKRDKIGIPGTVKAIEYDPNRSARIALIAYHDGEKRYILAAARMNVGDTIVAGPDAPIRPGNSLPLGSIPAGTAVYNVELRAGRGGQLARSAGSSVQLMTKESDFAVIRMPSGEIRRVHLSCTATVGQASNVDHMSTTTGKAGRARWRGRRPTVRGSAMNPSDHPHGGGEGKAPIGMPGPKTPWGKPALGLRTRKRKPSDKFILRRRSSR
- the rpsS gene encoding 30S ribosomal protein S19, which translates into the protein MSRSLKKGPFVEPKLLKRIQTMNDSGQKRVLRTWSRASTIFPDMVGHTIAVHDGRRHVPVYITENMVGHKLGEFAPTRHFRGHSREDRATQIR
- the rplV gene encoding 50S ribosomal protein L22, coding for MQVRATAKYLRVSPRKARRVAATVTGRPAGEALAILRFLPSPTARTLAKVVRSAVANAENTHNLDPSGLTVANVLVDKGPAFKRIDPKSRGQWGLLKRRTSHVTVIVENEENVSSGA
- the rpsC gene encoding 30S ribosomal protein S3; this encodes MGRKVHPVGFRLGFNRTWSSRWYAGKEYASLVEEDTRIRKMVLAQFDQPRAVATSGRRSSMGAGISQVDIERAGTTIKVDIHTARPGIVIGRGGAAQAQLRKDLRELTGKNVRTNIIEIRQPETNAFLVAQAVAEQLQRRVSPRRAIKMAADRVVRSGAIGVKLMVGGRLGGAEMSRSEKEIRGTVPLQTLRANIDYGFTQAATTYGILGVKVWIYTGDLTPEEFYARQEAATPEETPSPPPRRRRRRPRRVSDRSSDRGGDQGNRQRRSPNDRNASANGASE
- the rplP gene encoding 50S ribosomal protein L16 produces the protein MLMPKRTKHRKMHRGHRRGKAFRGSTLAFGDFALQALEGGWVDNRQIEAARRAVTHHIRRGGQMWIRIFPDKGLSKKPVEVRMGGGKGPPEEWVAIVKPGRILFELTGVPEDVAQEAMLRAAHKLSVKTRFISRETPEII
- the rpmC gene encoding 50S ribosomal protein L29, producing the protein MTKPAELRALSAEDLQERLEEAQEELFSLRSQQATVQMENPARFGILFSEIARIKTILHEKALGITS
- the rpsQ gene encoding 30S ribosomal protein S17 — its product is MTEASKSTGRRKQRKGIVVSDKMDKSVVVAVMRVRRHPLYKKTVRSTKKYHAHSPQNDVHIGDRVLIEETRPLSKRKHWRVVEVLDRGEQVPLAEPADVLAEAVK
- the rplN gene encoding 50S ribosomal protein L14, whose amino-acid sequence is MIRTTSRLRVADNSGAREIMCIRVLGGSRRKYGGIGSIVVASVKEAVPLSQVREGEVVRALIVRTAKEYRRTDGSSIRFDDNAAVLLGPQNMPRGTRIFGPVARELREMGFMRIISQAPEVL
- the rplX gene encoding 50S ribosomal protein L24, giving the protein MQRIHSGDQVEVTAGKDRGKRGRVMRVINADHAVVVEGVNIVKRHQRPMPPMQPGGIIEMPAPLAESNLMVVCPHCDQATRVGYRILDDGSKGRLCKHCQEIIGQE
- the rplE gene encoding 50S ribosomal protein L5, with translation MSEKAQMQQLYEGEVRPAMVKEFDYDCIMQVPKITKVVINIGLGEALLDARALDSAVGDLTTIAGQKPIVTRSKKSIANFKLREDQAIGAKVTLRRTRMYHFLEKLFNIVFPRIRDFRGVSPNAFDGRGNYSVGLREQLVFPEIDYDKVDRVRGLEITIVTSAQTDEESRFLLGALGMPLAQEASQLAS
- a CDS encoding type Z 30S ribosomal protein S14, which translates into the protein MAKQSKIAKWRKQRMLLEQGRMKYPVKFRNRCYQCGRPRAFMRKFGLCRICFRGAALQGLLPGVTKSSW
- the rpsH gene encoding 30S ribosomal protein S8 — protein: MTMTDPIADMLTRIRNAIQARHTHVTIPASKMKSAILAILEKEGYIGQFEVVDQQHPQAMLKVSLKYTDERAPVLLGLRRVSKPGLRVYASKDEIPRVMGGIGTVILSTSSGVMTGREAWQRKIGGEVLCYVW
- the rplF gene encoding 50S ribosomal protein L6, translated to MSRVGQQPIPIPSGVDVNVRASDVHVKGPKGELQLEAAPSINVKVDNGSVLVERSTESREVRALHGLVRALIANMVQGVTQGYRKTLELHGTGYRAQLAGRKLVMQLGHSHPDEYSPPQGISLEVENPTTIHIEGIDKNLVGQVAANIRAARPVEVYLGKGIRYRGEYVRRKAGKAGKVGAGE
- the rplR gene encoding 50S ribosomal protein L18 yields the protein MRGRKSLGARARRQRRIRAKISGVANRPRLNVFRSNQHIYAQVIDDTSHHTLVAASTLDPAVREALEAKQAKRAQAAEVGRVVAERARDQGIETVVFDRGGYRYHGRVRALAEAAREAGLKF
- the rpmD gene encoding 50S ribosomal protein L30, which produces MAAKPTSSKTLLVTLRKSPIGFSKDQKQTVAALGLTKREQTVEHNETPAVRGMIRKVAHLVDVEEAS